Proteins from a genomic interval of Capsicum annuum cultivar UCD-10X-F1 chromosome 4, UCD10Xv1.1, whole genome shotgun sequence:
- the LOC107852353 gene encoding leucine-rich repeat and IQ domain-containing protein 1 isoform X3, which translates to MNIVSTQQIPNMPQQKNHAKEMEMLRETIFKLANSEPNVPLSQTKNAVLQQHLNRFFDCLYTAPDHPSYTWMIEKALQELNEKGGSTEDSISTFIKKEHDSLPWAHMTMLKHHLQKMTEKGEIIMIDGGRFVLPGDNKTLNRKRRRKRKYLKRKRRGNSEIKQKKPLHREKEEEKQVQHDDVEVKEPKDLAEQQNEDAQLSGQQNYVAGNRVFHRRVQCNRVNKQKEKEQLESQSEHLQDPELQQSKYSLTRVEETANISNLYPLEILENEQPGDNLPQILSPEAPPGFEFLVVEDATVNKAHASSSVELDLPKEDPVVHQSSERPGEEESVAGDLLKTQSSERPGEEESVAEDLLKTTSSERPGEEKSVAEDLLKTKKQQKKHHGWQQNIRPMRTLTRAQKKAAVTPNAAFQCQQQEQPISGRYRRQVQLAIESSSEAKQPSIEKSSETDRAQRQLKRWSKTPDEPKSVCI; encoded by the exons atGAATATTGTGTCAACACAACAAATACCTAATATGCCGCAGCAGAAGAATCATGCGAAGGAAATGGAGATGTTGAGAGAAACCATTTTCAAACTGGCAAACAGTGAACCAAATGTGCCATTATCACAGACCAAAAATGCTGTTCTTCAACAACACCTTAATCGTTTCTTCGATTGTCTTTATACTGCACCTGATCATCCTTCTTACACTTGG ATGATTGAAAAGGCCTTGCAGGAATTGAATGAAAAGGGGGGATCCACAGAAGACTCAATATCTACATTTATCAAGAAAGAGCATGACAGTTTGCCATGGGCTCATATGACAATGCTGAAACATCATCTACAGAAGATGACTGAAAAGGGAGAGATcattatgattgatggaggacgGTTTGTGCTTCCTGGTGACAACAAAACGTTGAATCgaaagaggaggaggaagaggaagtaTTTAAAGAGGAAGAGAAGGGGGAATTCAGAAATTAAACAAAAGAAGCCACTGCACCGGGAAAAGGAGGAGGAAAAGCAGGTGCAGCATGATGATGTAGAAGTTAAAGAACCGAAGGATTTGGCTGAGCAACAAAATGAAGATGCGCAATTAAGTGGCCAGCAAAATTATGTCGCTGGAAATAGAGTTTTTCATAGAAGAGTTCAATGTAATAGAGTAAATAAACAAAAGGAGAAAGAACAGCTTGAATCACAAAGTGAGCATTTACAGGATCCAGAATTGCAGCAGTCGAAGTATAGTCTCACCAGAGTTGAGGAAACAGCTAATATTAGTAACTTATATCCACTAGAAATTCTAGAAAATGAACAACCTGGAGATAACCTGCCTCAAATTTTAAGTCCTGAAGCACCTCCAGGTTTTGAGTTTCTGGTGGTGGAGGATGCCACAGTAAACAAAGCACATGCCTCCTCATCAGTCGAATTAGACTTACCAAAGGAAGATCCTGTTGTGCATCAGAGTTCCGAGAGACCTGGTGAAGAGGAGTCTGTTGCTGGCGATCTGCTGAAGACTCAAAGTTCTGAAAGACCTGGTGAAGAAGAGTCTGTTGCTGAGGATCTGCTGAAGACTACGAGTTCTGAAAGACCTGGTGAAGAGAAGTCTGTTGCGGAGGATCTGCTGAAAACTAAGAAGCAGCAAAAGAAGCACCATGGCTGGCAGCAAAATATTAGGCCAATGCGAACTTTGACTAGGGCGCAAAAGAAAGCAGCAGTAACTCCAAATGCAGCTTTTCAATGTCAGCAACAGGAGCAACCTATTTCAGGCAGATACAGAAGGCAAGTACAGTTGGCAATTGAGAGCTCATCAGAAGCAAAGCAGCCGTCCATTGAGAAGTCATCTGAAACAGATCGTGCACAAAGACAACTAAAGCGCTGGAGCAAAACCCCAGATGAACCTAAATCA GTGTGTATATAA
- the LOC107852353 gene encoding leucine-rich repeat and IQ domain-containing protein 1 isoform X4, translating into MDKLREAILKMANSEPNVPLSQTKNVILQQHLNRFFDCLHIAPDHPPYSWMIEKALQELNEKGGSTEDSISTFIKKEHDSLPWAHMTMLKHHLQKMTEKGEIIMIDGGRFVLPGDNKTLNRKRRRKRKYLKRKRRGNSEIKQKKPLHREKEEEKQVQHDDVEVKEPKDLAEQQNEDAQLSGQQNYVAGNRVFHRRVQCNRVNKQKEKEQLESQSEHLQDPELQQSKYSLTRVEETANISNLYPLEILENEQPGDNLPQILSPEAPPGFEFLVVEDATVNKAHASSSVELDLPKEDPVVHQSSERPGEEESVAGDLLKTQSSERPGEEESVAEDLLKTTSSERPGEEKSVAEDLLKTKKQQKKHHGWQQNIRPMRTLTRAQKKAAVTPNAAFQCQQQEQPISGRYRRQVQLAIESSSEAKQPSIEKSSETDRAQRQLKRWSKTPDEPKSVCI; encoded by the exons ATGGATAAACTAAGAGAAGCAATTTTGAAAATGGCAAATAGTGAACCCAATGTGCCATTGTCACAAACCAAAAATGTCATTCTTCAACAACATCTTAATCGTTTCTTCGATTGTCTTCATATTGCTCCTGATCATCCTCCTTACTCTTGG ATGATTGAAAAGGCCTTGCAGGAATTGAATGAAAAGGGGGGATCCACAGAAGACTCAATATCTACATTTATCAAGAAAGAGCATGACAGTTTGCCATGGGCTCATATGACAATGCTGAAACATCATCTACAGAAGATGACTGAAAAGGGAGAGATcattatgattgatggaggacgGTTTGTGCTTCCTGGTGACAACAAAACGTTGAATCgaaagaggaggaggaagaggaagtaTTTAAAGAGGAAGAGAAGGGGGAATTCAGAAATTAAACAAAAGAAGCCACTGCACCGGGAAAAGGAGGAGGAAAAGCAGGTGCAGCATGATGATGTAGAAGTTAAAGAACCGAAGGATTTGGCTGAGCAACAAAATGAAGATGCGCAATTAAGTGGCCAGCAAAATTATGTCGCTGGAAATAGAGTTTTTCATAGAAGAGTTCAATGTAATAGAGTAAATAAACAAAAGGAGAAAGAACAGCTTGAATCACAAAGTGAGCATTTACAGGATCCAGAATTGCAGCAGTCGAAGTATAGTCTCACCAGAGTTGAGGAAACAGCTAATATTAGTAACTTATATCCACTAGAAATTCTAGAAAATGAACAACCTGGAGATAACCTGCCTCAAATTTTAAGTCCTGAAGCACCTCCAGGTTTTGAGTTTCTGGTGGTGGAGGATGCCACAGTAAACAAAGCACATGCCTCCTCATCAGTCGAATTAGACTTACCAAAGGAAGATCCTGTTGTGCATCAGAGTTCCGAGAGACCTGGTGAAGAGGAGTCTGTTGCTGGCGATCTGCTGAAGACTCAAAGTTCTGAAAGACCTGGTGAAGAAGAGTCTGTTGCTGAGGATCTGCTGAAGACTACGAGTTCTGAAAGACCTGGTGAAGAGAAGTCTGTTGCGGAGGATCTGCTGAAAACTAAGAAGCAGCAAAAGAAGCACCATGGCTGGCAGCAAAATATTAGGCCAATGCGAACTTTGACTAGGGCGCAAAAGAAAGCAGCAGTAACTCCAAATGCAGCTTTTCAATGTCAGCAACAGGAGCAACCTATTTCAGGCAGATACAGAAGGCAAGTACAGTTGGCAATTGAGAGCTCATCAGAAGCAAAGCAGCCGTCCATTGAGAAGTCATCTGAAACAGATCGTGCACAAAGACAACTAAAGCGCTGGAGCAAAACCCCAGATGAACCTAAATCA GTGTGTATATAA
- the LOC107852353 gene encoding uncharacterized protein LOC107852353 isoform X1 — MNIVSTQQIPNMPQQKNHAKEMEMLRETIFKLANSEPNVPLSQTKNAVLQQHLNRFFDCLYTAPDHPSYTWMIEKALQELNEKGGSTEDSISTFIKKEHDSLPWAHMTMLKHHLQKMTEKGEIIMIDGGRFVLPGDNKTLNRKRRRKRKYLKRKRRGNSEIKQKKPLHREKEEEKQVQHDDVEVKEPKDLAEQQNEDAQLSGQQNYVAGNRVFHRRVQCNRVNKQKEKEQLESQSEHLQDPELQQSKYSLTRVEETANISNLYPLEILENEQPGDNLPQILSPEAPPGFEFLVVEDATVNKAHASSSVELDLPKEDPVVHQSSERPGEEESVAGDLLKTQSSERPGEEESVAEDLLKTTSSERPGEEKSVAEDLLKTKKQQKKHHGWQQNIRPMRTLTRAQKKAAVTPNAAFQCQQQEQPISGRYRRQVQLAIESSSEAKQPSIEKSSETDRAQRQLKRWSKTPDEPKSVSTSKVEQLLLCDSMNQHLVHMGEPLSTSRPLHTSTELQLVQIEEPLALEIREDVLNLIDPQHEVHLKQPKNQRCRRLPKYKEDGAKIDAGTISALATKEEVLCLEDHQDEVHLKQPKDRRCGRALKGKEAGADPDTILLKDLGSSKKLTKKQNDRGLGRRRNTH; from the exons atGAATATTGTGTCAACACAACAAATACCTAATATGCCGCAGCAGAAGAATCATGCGAAGGAAATGGAGATGTTGAGAGAAACCATTTTCAAACTGGCAAACAGTGAACCAAATGTGCCATTATCACAGACCAAAAATGCTGTTCTTCAACAACACCTTAATCGTTTCTTCGATTGTCTTTATACTGCACCTGATCATCCTTCTTACACTTGG ATGATTGAAAAGGCCTTGCAGGAATTGAATGAAAAGGGGGGATCCACAGAAGACTCAATATCTACATTTATCAAGAAAGAGCATGACAGTTTGCCATGGGCTCATATGACAATGCTGAAACATCATCTACAGAAGATGACTGAAAAGGGAGAGATcattatgattgatggaggacgGTTTGTGCTTCCTGGTGACAACAAAACGTTGAATCgaaagaggaggaggaagaggaagtaTTTAAAGAGGAAGAGAAGGGGGAATTCAGAAATTAAACAAAAGAAGCCACTGCACCGGGAAAAGGAGGAGGAAAAGCAGGTGCAGCATGATGATGTAGAAGTTAAAGAACCGAAGGATTTGGCTGAGCAACAAAATGAAGATGCGCAATTAAGTGGCCAGCAAAATTATGTCGCTGGAAATAGAGTTTTTCATAGAAGAGTTCAATGTAATAGAGTAAATAAACAAAAGGAGAAAGAACAGCTTGAATCACAAAGTGAGCATTTACAGGATCCAGAATTGCAGCAGTCGAAGTATAGTCTCACCAGAGTTGAGGAAACAGCTAATATTAGTAACTTATATCCACTAGAAATTCTAGAAAATGAACAACCTGGAGATAACCTGCCTCAAATTTTAAGTCCTGAAGCACCTCCAGGTTTTGAGTTTCTGGTGGTGGAGGATGCCACAGTAAACAAAGCACATGCCTCCTCATCAGTCGAATTAGACTTACCAAAGGAAGATCCTGTTGTGCATCAGAGTTCCGAGAGACCTGGTGAAGAGGAGTCTGTTGCTGGCGATCTGCTGAAGACTCAAAGTTCTGAAAGACCTGGTGAAGAAGAGTCTGTTGCTGAGGATCTGCTGAAGACTACGAGTTCTGAAAGACCTGGTGAAGAGAAGTCTGTTGCGGAGGATCTGCTGAAAACTAAGAAGCAGCAAAAGAAGCACCATGGCTGGCAGCAAAATATTAGGCCAATGCGAACTTTGACTAGGGCGCAAAAGAAAGCAGCAGTAACTCCAAATGCAGCTTTTCAATGTCAGCAACAGGAGCAACCTATTTCAGGCAGATACAGAAGGCAAGTACAGTTGGCAATTGAGAGCTCATCAGAAGCAAAGCAGCCGTCCATTGAGAAGTCATCTGAAACAGATCGTGCACAAAGACAACTAAAGCGCTGGAGCAAAACCCCAGATGAACCTAAATCAGTAAGTACCTCTAAAGTGGAACAATTGCTATTGTGTGACTCAATGAATCAACATTTAGTACATATGGGAGAACCTTTAAGCACCTCTAGGCCATTACATACCTCAACGGAGCTACAGTTAGTGCAAATAGAAGAGCCGTTGGCATTGGAAATAAGGGAGGATGTGTTGAACTTGATTGATCCTCAACATGAGGTGCACTTGAAGCAACCAAAAAACCAGCGTTGTCGGAGGCTGCCTAAGTACAAGGAGGATGGGGCCAAGATAGATGCTGGTACAATTTCAGCATTGGCAACAAAGGAGGAAGTGTTATGTTTGGAGGATCATCAGGATGAGGTACACTTGAAGCAACCAAAAGATAGGCGTTGTGGGAGGGCTCTCAAGGGCAAGGAGGCTGGGGCTGATCCAGATACTATACTTTTGAAGGACTTGGGATCGTCTAAGAAGCTAACGAAGAAACAAAATGATCGGGGTCTAGGAAGGCGTAGGAACACACATTGA
- the LOC107852353 gene encoding leucine-rich repeat and IQ domain-containing protein 1 isoform X2 has product MDKLREAILKMANSEPNVPLSQTKNVILQQHLNRFFDCLHIAPDHPPYSWMIEKALQELNEKGGSTEDSISTFIKKEHDSLPWAHMTMLKHHLQKMTEKGEIIMIDGGRFVLPGDNKTLNRKRRRKRKYLKRKRRGNSEIKQKKPLHREKEEEKQVQHDDVEVKEPKDLAEQQNEDAQLSGQQNYVAGNRVFHRRVQCNRVNKQKEKEQLESQSEHLQDPELQQSKYSLTRVEETANISNLYPLEILENEQPGDNLPQILSPEAPPGFEFLVVEDATVNKAHASSSVELDLPKEDPVVHQSSERPGEEESVAGDLLKTQSSERPGEEESVAEDLLKTTSSERPGEEKSVAEDLLKTKKQQKKHHGWQQNIRPMRTLTRAQKKAAVTPNAAFQCQQQEQPISGRYRRQVQLAIESSSEAKQPSIEKSSETDRAQRQLKRWSKTPDEPKSVSTSKVEQLLLCDSMNQHLVHMGEPLSTSRPLHTSTELQLVQIEEPLALEIREDVLNLIDPQHEVHLKQPKNQRCRRLPKYKEDGAKIDAGTISALATKEEVLCLEDHQDEVHLKQPKDRRCGRALKGKEAGADPDTILLKDLGSSKKLTKKQNDRGLGRRRNTH; this is encoded by the exons ATGGATAAACTAAGAGAAGCAATTTTGAAAATGGCAAATAGTGAACCCAATGTGCCATTGTCACAAACCAAAAATGTCATTCTTCAACAACATCTTAATCGTTTCTTCGATTGTCTTCATATTGCTCCTGATCATCCTCCTTACTCTTGG ATGATTGAAAAGGCCTTGCAGGAATTGAATGAAAAGGGGGGATCCACAGAAGACTCAATATCTACATTTATCAAGAAAGAGCATGACAGTTTGCCATGGGCTCATATGACAATGCTGAAACATCATCTACAGAAGATGACTGAAAAGGGAGAGATcattatgattgatggaggacgGTTTGTGCTTCCTGGTGACAACAAAACGTTGAATCgaaagaggaggaggaagaggaagtaTTTAAAGAGGAAGAGAAGGGGGAATTCAGAAATTAAACAAAAGAAGCCACTGCACCGGGAAAAGGAGGAGGAAAAGCAGGTGCAGCATGATGATGTAGAAGTTAAAGAACCGAAGGATTTGGCTGAGCAACAAAATGAAGATGCGCAATTAAGTGGCCAGCAAAATTATGTCGCTGGAAATAGAGTTTTTCATAGAAGAGTTCAATGTAATAGAGTAAATAAACAAAAGGAGAAAGAACAGCTTGAATCACAAAGTGAGCATTTACAGGATCCAGAATTGCAGCAGTCGAAGTATAGTCTCACCAGAGTTGAGGAAACAGCTAATATTAGTAACTTATATCCACTAGAAATTCTAGAAAATGAACAACCTGGAGATAACCTGCCTCAAATTTTAAGTCCTGAAGCACCTCCAGGTTTTGAGTTTCTGGTGGTGGAGGATGCCACAGTAAACAAAGCACATGCCTCCTCATCAGTCGAATTAGACTTACCAAAGGAAGATCCTGTTGTGCATCAGAGTTCCGAGAGACCTGGTGAAGAGGAGTCTGTTGCTGGCGATCTGCTGAAGACTCAAAGTTCTGAAAGACCTGGTGAAGAAGAGTCTGTTGCTGAGGATCTGCTGAAGACTACGAGTTCTGAAAGACCTGGTGAAGAGAAGTCTGTTGCGGAGGATCTGCTGAAAACTAAGAAGCAGCAAAAGAAGCACCATGGCTGGCAGCAAAATATTAGGCCAATGCGAACTTTGACTAGGGCGCAAAAGAAAGCAGCAGTAACTCCAAATGCAGCTTTTCAATGTCAGCAACAGGAGCAACCTATTTCAGGCAGATACAGAAGGCAAGTACAGTTGGCAATTGAGAGCTCATCAGAAGCAAAGCAGCCGTCCATTGAGAAGTCATCTGAAACAGATCGTGCACAAAGACAACTAAAGCGCTGGAGCAAAACCCCAGATGAACCTAAATCAGTAAGTACCTCTAAAGTGGAACAATTGCTATTGTGTGACTCAATGAATCAACATTTAGTACATATGGGAGAACCTTTAAGCACCTCTAGGCCATTACATACCTCAACGGAGCTACAGTTAGTGCAAATAGAAGAGCCGTTGGCATTGGAAATAAGGGAGGATGTGTTGAACTTGATTGATCCTCAACATGAGGTGCACTTGAAGCAACCAAAAAACCAGCGTTGTCGGAGGCTGCCTAAGTACAAGGAGGATGGGGCCAAGATAGATGCTGGTACAATTTCAGCATTGGCAACAAAGGAGGAAGTGTTATGTTTGGAGGATCATCAGGATGAGGTACACTTGAAGCAACCAAAAGATAGGCGTTGTGGGAGGGCTCTCAAGGGCAAGGAGGCTGGGGCTGATCCAGATACTATACTTTTGAAGGACTTGGGATCGTCTAAGAAGCTAACGAAGAAACAAAATGATCGGGGTCTAGGAAGGCGTAGGAACACACATTGA